A region of Hippoglossus stenolepis isolate QCI-W04-F060 chromosome 7, HSTE1.2, whole genome shotgun sequence DNA encodes the following proteins:
- the LOC124852107 gene encoding progesterone receptor-like has product MTTARFFFGASLWALLIVDMCCGPVKKGFNPGASFSGSSMYPRSGSNQGAPSSQYSPGLMPEGAYPEAPELAASAGAGSSSRPVKSRGSAARQGPAGPAQSGAGFQSGSKESKWLIAPPILRDEETPEVASSSEEYLSIPLPPVYQAGELSHYERNLEGGEYDRETAEQGFLPPPPRSPLAGSLEGYVSPPRPDSGPAGLWRVYPYYDTCS; this is encoded by the exons ATGACGACTGCACGGTTCTTCTTTGG ggCTTCCCTCTGGGCTCTGCTGATTGTGGACATGTGCTGTGGCCCTGTCAAGAAAG GCTTTAATCCCGGTGCGTCCTTTAGCGGCAGTTCTATGTATCCAAGATCAGGCTCTAACCAGGGAGCGCCTTCCAGCCAGTATTCACCTGGACTCATGCCTGAGGGTGCTTATCCTGAGGCGCCTGAGCTGGCTGCATCTGCTGGCGCTGGTTCTTCTTCCAGACCTGTTAAGTCCAGGGGCAGTGCAGCGAGGCAGGGTCCTGCAGGCCCAGCACAGTCAGGAGCTGGATTTCAATCTGGCTCAAAAG agaGCAAGTGGCTCATTGCACCTCCTATCCTCAGAGATGAGGAAACACCAGAAGTTGCATCCAGCAGTGAAGAGTATCTGAGTATCCCTCTTCCACCGGTGTACCAGGCAGGGGAGCTGTCCCATTACGAAAGGAACCTTGAGGGTGGCGAGTACGACCGCGAGACTGCGGAACAAGGCTTCCTGCCACCAcctcctcgttctcctctgGCTGGATCTCTTGAAGGCTACGTCAGCCCACCTCGACCAGACTCTGGCCCTGCTGGACTCTGGCGCGTTTATCCTTACTACGATACATGTTCCTGA
- the LOC118112694 gene encoding progesterone receptor, with amino-acid sequence MTTARFFFGASLWALLIVDMCCGPVKKGFNPGASFSGSSMYPRSGSNQGAPSSQYSPGLMPEGAYPEAPELAASAGAGSSSRPVKSRGSAARQGPAGPAQSGAGFQSGSKESKWLIAPPILRDEETPEVASSSEEYLSIPLPPVYQAGELSHYERNLEGGEYDRETAEQGFLPPPPRSPLAGSLEGYVSPPRPDSGPAGLWRVYPYYDYMFLTGQYPTGTVSYFSGGLEHGRDDFKEAHYVREYLPYPAPSQPINTPKVDAPANGGSRRGGAAVQPIYSSRTARQPILHAGGYGSSSNAAKHD; translated from the exons ATGACGACTGCACGGTTCTTCTTTGG ggCTTCCCTCTGGGCTCTGCTGATTGTGGACATGTGCTGTGGCCCTGTCAAGAAAG GCTTTAATCCCGGTGCGTCCTTTAGCGGCAGTTCTATGTATCCAAGATCAGGCTCTAACCAGGGAGCGCCTTCCAGCCAGTATTCACCTGGACTCATGCCTGAGGGTGCTTATCCTGAGGCGCCTGAGCTGGCTGCATCTGCTGGCGCTGGTTCTTCTTCCAGACCTGTTAAGTCCAGGGGCAGTGCAGCGAGGCAGGGTCCTGCAGGCCCAGCACAGTCAGGAGCTGGATTTCAATCTGGCTCAAAAG agaGCAAGTGGCTCATTGCACCTCCTATCCTCAGAGATGAGGAAACACCAGAAGTTGCATCCAGCAGTGAAGAGTATCTGAGTATCCCTCTTCCACCGGTGTACCAGGCAGGGGAGCTGTCCCATTACGAAAGGAACCTTGAGGGTGGCGAGTACGACCGCGAGACTGCGGAACAAGGCTTCCTGCCACCAcctcctcgttctcctctgGCTGGATCTCTTGAAGGCTACGTCAGCCCACCTCGACCAGACTCTGGCCCTGCTGGACTCTGGCGCGTTTATCCTTACTACGACTACATGTTCCTGACCGGCCAATATCCAACAGGCACAGTCAGTTACTTCAGCGGCGGTTTAGAGCACGGAAGGGACGACTTCAAAGAGGCTCACTATGTGAGAGAATACCTTCCCTACCCTGCTCCCTCACAGCCAATCAACACTCCCAAGGTTGACGCTCCTGCAAATGGTGGTTCTAGACGTGGTGGTGCAGCTGTCCAACCCATTTATTCAAGTCGAACCGCCAGGCAACCAATTCTCCATGCAGGTGGTTATGGGAGCAGTTCTAACGCAGCCAAG CATGACTAA